The Aphidius gifuensis isolate YNYX2018 linkage group LG2, ASM1490517v1, whole genome shotgun sequence DNA window CAGTTAAGTAATACGAATGTGTCTGTATAAccctataaatatattatacatatatatatgtgaattttttatttatttatttagtttagtctatttttttttttttttttatttcttctttttttacgATACCGAGGGGTATATAGAAGCTATCTCGAGAGGACAGCTTTTGTATACGTTAAGTAAAATccttttattcatatatatttttagataaatactCTTTCAGGATTatccttaaattttttttcatatattcttTGATAAACTGTAAATActatagaatataaaaataatcatagtaTCAATcagtagataaaataaaaaatttaattttactatcaaaatttttaagaattaaaatttatttaagttttatttttaaattgtacgagggattttattatttatatttacattatcactgtgattattttattattaaaaaatataaattatagctcagaaaaatattgtacaatttttttttgttatttatttttgtatttatttaaataattagagcgttcaacgaaaaaaactttttgtatattttcaaagGCATCGTTATACAAacaatgatttgttttttaatttgaaaatatatgaaaagaaaaaataataaataaatgaattttaaaaaatgtaaaatttagtaaaaaatgttgaaaaaaatataaataataataaaaaaaaattgcaatggatcattaataaaactcgCTTGGTTTTCTCTTTTGTATCCGGTTTTTTTATCTGCTTGGACTGCTACTAATGAGTATAGTTCATACAactcattttaattatatcaaaaattaaattaaattgtatcaaaaaatgtaaataacaaTGAGAGTCTAAAATTACTATTTGTGTgtatattaattcattatttaaaatattttttcattaattagttaatcaattgattgatttatttatttattccttaaatttatttacaaacatttttcaaactcatttgtattttctttttctcttttttttttataaccagtccaattttttctaatataaaaataaccagGGTAACATCcttggaaataaaaattataaatttaaaaaatatacatttaaaattcctgatgtcaataatttttgttaccGAGCTTgcaagcttaaaaaaaatcttagtAAATACaagaattataataatttctttttagccattttaaaaaacttttttgtctatttgtttgaatttttttttttttttttaaatcatttattctTCTGCTTCGTCTTTTTATTCCATTTCACAGCATATACTAGAGTGATCTAGATACAGCATCGTGTCCACAGCACTGTACGACCATTAAAAAGTTACGACGGCATAAATGAAGACGTATTCCatgaaatgaaaagaaaaaaaaaaaagaatcgtCAGCTActatatctttattttttttttgtcagaggactgaaaaaaaaaatttatatttcaatgaatAATAGATGTAGAAGgaataaaaattgatcaaacaaatttacaagaaaaaaattttatccaaaacttttttgtctcgctatattcataaatatttaaataatatttaaaaaaaattttttttttttctgttcaaGTATAATATCGTTctattaaaagtataaaatcctaattgacaaaaaaaaaaaaaaaagaaataaattaattccaatttttaatgcaacaatgtataaaatttttttctctaaaagtttttaaaataatttaaaaaattatgatgataagaaaatttaaaataatattttattaaagttatttttaaggatcaatttttaaatgacagaGTTGAATATTGGGATCAAAGGATTTCCTGAATAAGATCTAGGTTGAAGATAGTaaaaaagagcaaaaaaaaaatataagacaGATGACTAATTGAAATTTGTCCGAAGCAATTTACTATTTTCTATCATTCTTATCCAATTCTGTCTTCAACTTTACAATCCTTGTTTTTTCCCATTTTTAACTCACAATTTTATACAGAAATACATATAACCCAAAGGACAATCAAAAGTTTCATCTGTGGCTTTACAAAATTCTTGTGAAATTCCATGAAGAATTATTATTGCTCATTGTCTctggtaattttataaaatatacaattattcatatttgtttcaatttatcatttcgataatttgacaaaattaatcatgctaatatatcattaaataattcattaattttgaagaattaatttaacgATTTCAAGGGGAtataacttgaatatttaaaaaaattattaatcaaaaaaatcattaaacttttttttcagatcaaaatttattatctttaggaagaattaaattttccttCGGAGGAATATTAGATTTGTATAATCTTCTTATCATCGCACTAGTGatcaagaaataattaatctgATAgcgaaaaattgaaaaaaaaattaaaacttgaatGTTTTAAGTTGAATattgtttatcatttattttatattgactttaattatttttttagaggCTTAAACCTTTAAAAAGTATCTGAAAATTATTCTATTTCaacgatatatttataacgtcactataatttaaaataaatattgtttttttttaatcattttaaaattatttaaaaatataaattagtcgtttattaattttatcatacaaTTGTTTTacttttccaataaaaattttttaatatatcatttatcTTTATCTGCTACATACAAAAATAAGacttgcaatatttttttttacttattttattttcttttctcaaaGTTGAAACGTCTAACAAGAACGCAGTTTGCGTATAGACTGCATGCCCCTGAGGGTAATAATCATAATTCGCTGGCTATTGTTTTACAGATAATTAAGTTCTTGCCCGGCAGCCAACGTAGCCAAAAAActacatataataattataataaaataataatttagtagTGTTGAATTTAGCAGCAGTTAAATGAGATAGAGTAAGATGATTGTTATATACTTATATCGTATGTACACAGTTGAGAAGATCCACTGAGAAAGTGCTTTTCTCTTTAACTATATAACAAAACTACTGTACAATTTAATACATAtctctatatataatttgaaacaTTGAACAAGACCATTTCTGTCTTTGCCAATTTTTACAAAACCCATTTACTGTGTAGTTATTCGGTTAGACATTGCCTCGAGCTCAATGTGGATATATTAACCAGCCCTCTGAgatgacaataaataatttcattcaaacaaagatattatacattttaacaaaaaaaataaattctttttatatataaaatatataaaataatttttcatattatctcGTAATTATATTCCacattttttcttgaaaatttcaatataatctCATTtagtcataaaaatatttccatggaatttttttttatatacagaaatatttctaccaacTACCATTTATGCGgtgaatttaaatgaaaaaatattaaccatttgtaaaatataatagacaaatttatttatcaacagataaatttttatttttttttattttacaaaaaaaaaataattaaaaatcaaaaaattacaaatgtttttatatgctttttttttctctatttttatcaatcagtGGTTAGCTTTCACGTACCAtccattatgaaaaaaaaaaaataataaaacaaccccttttttttttacccatcAAACAGATATCCATACAAAATTGCTGAATTggattaaaaatactaaaagttatttgaaataaaaataattcaaataataaattttcaaaactttcaataatatatttatataaattattattatcatttaatattgccaatttaatttaatatattttcaacatttcatgataaaaaaaatacatgtatttgtattaaaattgataaataaataatgaaaatatgaaatcAATTTTTTGGTGAATTTATCATTCGTTGTGATGTGTATAtaatgagttttttatttcttgtggCGAGAAAAGAGAGACGAGAGAGGAAAAGAGAGTGACTTCCGTTGCAAGTGCCTGGTTTgccattttttgatttatcgtCTACAAATCACTCGGGTCAGTGGTAACGCTTGATTTTTATTGGCCAAGCTTTACCCTACTAAACCCTCGTGTTCTTGAAACCATACATACCACcccctgaattttttttgattatttttcttctttcttttCTATATACCTTTaacattttccttttttttcctgGTTCACTCAGTTGAGTGAGCTTGATACTCGGATGAATCCtgattatcgaaaaaaatagtGATCCTTCGGTGACTCAAGTGGTCCTGAACTTTTGGCGCCAtcaaaaaaccaaataaaataattttaaaaaaaaaaaactaactttGTTTCTTCAACTCTTTTAAATCGTTTCGATAAACTTCCTCTCTCTCTGTTTTTATTTgagtaatattttctttttttttatttatttgtttattcacATCCTTCaagatatttatcaattttttattttctatatttatatatcgatcaaatacaaaatttatgaGTGTTaccatttttcaatttttttttatttatttacttttttttttgtatatttatttatatcatttgtatatttcatattttgattgaaaaaataaaacaatttatcaaactTCAGCAACAGAAATATGACAATtcatatattgataaaataatttaatttatttgagtgttttttttttttatataaacaatataatattctaaaacaagttgaattttaaaataaaaaaaatattaaatcaatgatatgtatttgaataaattaatactcaATCACTTTAACCAGTTTgattattaacattaatatcaaaattcaaatgaaaaaataaaaaaaccaaatgattaattaattaaattatagtaTATTGATTAAATGTTATTGGTAATCAATATTTGTGTGGTTGAGTTTAGCATCACCAGTTGATAATTTACAACTCACCATGGGCAATCAAAATCTCtacatgattttaaaatacatgaaatgtAAATGGTATATTGGTAGATGTATATATACTAGTAGTCATAGCATCCAGGATGTAGCTGTATGTAGATGTGTATATTCATCAATACTCTGTAACAATTATCTTCATGGTAGTATATGAATTTAACCCTTCCTGTACCTTGTCCAAATATATAAACCATCTAGCCAACCATCTAGtcaaccaaccaaccaaccagCCAACCAGCCAAACAATTATATACAAGTTCTGGGTGTGGATCCAATATGCACATCctgttgaaataatttcatcaatataattgttatatacactattttataatcaaatcaaaattaaatatctattataaaataacaataaatcttCCTAgcttaatttaacaaaaaaattatatataaaattcaatttttttgtattttttttcttctaggATAAATTGAGAGttgaagaaatgaaaaatccaAGAGTCAGACTCTCAATGCGTCAgcacttttttctttttttacgtTAATGACgttatttacttgttttattgttattattatttttcttcttggttttgcaagtagaaaaaaaaaacaactcaagatgaaaaataaaataaagtttttttttcttttttttttttcattttaaagtttatgtagaagaaaaaaaatatgtatataataatgaacatGAAAATAAGGGTAAAAAGGAGAAGAAAGAATAAGATGCaaagaacaaaaattattttttccaattgcATTTACTTTTCAGCACTAtaaaatcttcttttttttttttcttttttttgagtttCTCATCACATAAAagtattacatttattttattttttttattttaacgtaTATATAGTTAGGCTATTTTCCCATTTGGCAGTCGAGCCAGACCCCCCAGCACTTTTGGTGCCAGCCGATAATCATTCGCTTCGCGCGAACTACCTCAACTCTCTTGTCTATGTATATAGATCAAATTCTTTACcactaaatatattattatacatccccaaaatttattttttttattatcaaatttatgcacaataaaaaattcaagtaaagcaaaatttcattcaatttaaaaactaattataaatgatatttgaaattaaaaaaaaatatattatttgtttaaaatgaatctgagaataatttattttaaaaaaataattaattaagttttgaattttttttttttattatttaaataaatatttgttgaattttttctaatttaatttgatcatAATGTCATTgactttttaatataattaaaaaaatttataaaataaatttcgattCGAAACATAtaacatataataaataaatcaacatcatTTCAATCGAAACTTATCAAATAATCCATGCAAGTAATTTAAAGTTTCTACAGTAGTTTTGCACTAAAACCAATCACAAATTCACAAAACATTAACTCTCTAAAATTCGATAGAAAttgtataatgaaaaaaaaacgaaaagaaaattagaaataaatgaaGAGTCGTAAATGTAAATGTTAAACAGtccatgtatatataaaagaggCCAATTGAATGACAAAATGAATCTTGACAATCTTCTAGctatttgttgaaaatgacGACGCCGAAAATATCCTCCTTTTCTTGCTCAATTTTAGTCTAACCACTTTGCTAGTTGGCCTCTTCAATTTTCTTCATTTCTCATTATCTCTTTTCCTCCCTTCAAAGTAATTCCACAAAATTCACTAACTCTCGTTACCTTGGCCCTCATCTAAAACGTAACAATTTACATTTAGCCTTAGTTTCAACTCAAGAATAATACATTGTTTGTTCAACATTCGTTGAACTAAACCgcatttgtaattaattgcATGTTTTAATGCCACTGGATAATTAAAGCCGTCCAGTTGATGGAAAAACCCCTTTTAcctattttgaattttaccTCATTTTAAACATTGAATTGTTTAAACTCCATGACTCATTACAATCACCAACTCAtttgttatcatttttatttttgtctctttACGCCTGATTGATTGCAACATAAAATATCCTCAACAAAAACATTgtgtgttaattttttatcgttaaaaacaaaaacaatttataattgcttattattaaacattttttatcacaatgttgtttaaattttatcaacaatattgcagattaatttttaatttataaatattttttcaaatataaaaaacatcatGATTAAgttgaagaaattttttctacaatttatttaattatttaaaataaaaccaataggtattttataattatagcAATATAGAtgtacaatttattaatttgaatgttaatttaattattaggctattttaaaaatttaattaaccaaACATtgaattgtgtaaattttcaatatctttTTCACGTTCAATTGcacgttttttttcttttttatataactcGTAATTTTCATCATCTGTTTGTAATTCATAACGACACAATGGACATGAATttgtctgtaaaaaaaatattcttattatcataattaattgCAAAGCCAATTGATTATTTACCTTATCAAGCCAAGCAAGAATACAACTGTCATGAAATGTATGTTTACAAGGTAAACATTTAGCAATATCatcaactttaaatttttttaaacacactGGACAATCTTTTGAAGTTTCATTttcagttattttaatttctttgagATTATCAATGGCTGTTTTTGATGCTGGTGGTGGTGTCTGTTCATGAACACCAAGTAAATCCCATTGACCAATGTCACGTAAATATTGAGCAAATTGTGACACATGATCTGGTGCTGCACCATCAGCCAATGGTTCCCAGCCCATTTCATCATGATAATTTGACATCTagacataaataataattatattttactgtcaactaataacaacaaataaatgtcAACAACAATTAGGTACCTTATTAAATcagttggttttttatttttatttttcaataacaacaacaaaagttGTCCAGGTATTTACTtgtcaaaattataatcacaGAATgacaatcaaaatatttatcactGACGTCATGTCATTGTcatagacaaaaataaatagagctAACACCATACATGGATGGAATTTCAATCGGTCCTGTCAATTTCTATCTaaccaataaattaaattttataatttaatattaaaacaataaaaaatattaaatatcagtcaaattaatatcaacaacaccctaaaatatttagctgtcaaatttaaattcatcattatatattttttataatttaaattcaaagaaattcTAATTGGCTTTGTCAATTTCTGTCTAGCCGATAAATAGTAACCTTATTTTGACgccattttctttttcattgtcGAATGTCGATCTACTTTCTAATACAATTCAAGAATTCATTGGTCGTTTGAAAAAACATAGTGTGTGTATCTGtcaatttttgacaaaaaaaaacccaataaGTGACTCAATTGTTGTTGTCAAAATGTTGTAATTGTTGtgcaaataaaacaatcatgtaagctaaattttcaacaattaattatctttcattagttgaataaataaataaatatatttttttaaattcatctagTTATTAGTCGGCGtcttcaataaataatcaagctGTATATCCGGTGAAGCCCAGGGTGGGGTctgatatatataattaattaataattacatcaataattgtgagaaatggaaaaaacaagTAACAAAACAACATTGtctcattgaaaataaattgagaaataaataataagcaagccaattgaaataaaattgagtaaataaaataaaaatataaacaatggcACGACCAATAATGCCAAGTCAACAAAAATTggctgaaaaattattgatactaAATGATCGTGGTATTGGAATGTTAAcaagaatatataatattaaaaaagcatGTGGTGATGCAAAATCAAAGCCAGCATTTTTATCAGATAAAACACttgaatcatcaataaaacaaattgttcGTAAATttccaaatattgatattaaaagtttacaaacaataacaaatttacgtaatgaaataataaaatcattgtcattgtattattatacatttgttgatttacttgattttaaaGATAATGTATGTGAGCTTCTAACAACAATGGATGCATGTGGTGTAAACATggatataacaataaattttgatttaacaaaattatatcttGATCTTGTTGTGACATATGTCAGTCTAATGATATTGCTATCAAAAGTTGAAGATAGAAAAGCAGTATTAGGATTATTCAATGCTGCCCATGAAATGGTACACAGTCAATCAGATCATAGTTTTCCACGTCTTGGACAATTGATAATGGATTATGATAtaccattgaaaaaattggcTGAAGAATTTGTACCACATTCAAAATTATTGCGTAATGCATTGGCAAGTTTATGGAGTGTTTatcctggtagaaatataacAGCAGATACATGGCGTGCTGATCAAAAATTGAGTCTTGTTGGTAGTCCTGGACAGCTGCTAAAAGCATCAGCAACTGATACAATGTCATGTGAAACATTGAGCttagataaaattgaaagatgGATTATATTTGGTTTTACATTGTGTCATACATTTTTATCACAAGAacaaccaaataaattatggaCAACAGCACTTGAATCTGGTTGGGTATTGTCATTATTTCGTGATGaagttatttatattcatcaatatatacaatcattttttgaaacaataaaaGGCTATGGTAAACGTGTATCAGAAGTTAAAGATTGTTATAATCATGCAATACAAAAATCAAGTTATCGTCATAGagaaagaagaaaatttttacgtACAGCATTAAAAGAATTAGGTTTAATATTAACTGATCAACCTGGTCTTCTTGGTCCAAAAGCATTACTTGTTCTAATGGGTTTATCACATTCAAGAGATGAAATATTATGGCTATTGAGACACGGTGATAATCCACCAACTCAAGGTAAATCAAAAGGACGTGGAAGTGAAGATCTTGTTGATCGTCAATTAccagaattattatttcattgtgaAGAGTTGCGTGCACTTGTACGTAAATATTCACAAGTATTACAACGTTATTATGTACAATTTTTATCTGGTTATGATGCACCATGTTTACATCAAATGATACAAAATCTTCCACTATGTCCAGAGGATGAAGCATCAATTTTAAGTGATTTatgttcaataatatcaagtgTTACTGTCAAGCAAGTTGAggataatgaattatttgattttcgtTCATTGAGATTAGACTGGATTAGACTACAAGCATACATGTCAATAACAAAATGTAGTATGAATTTAATGGACAATCGTGAATTGGCATGTTTAATGgatacaataatatttcataCAAAAATGGTTGATAATTTGGATGACATGCTTGTTGAAACATcagatttatcaatattttgtttttattcaaaaatatttgaggATCAATTTCATATGTGTCTTGAATTTCCAGCTCAAAATAGATACATCATATCATTTCCATTGATATGTTCACATTTTCAAAGTTGTACACATGAATTATGTCCTGAGGAACGTCATCATATACGTGAAAGAAGTTTATCTGTTGTTAATATGTTTCTTGATGAAATGGCTAAAGaagctaaaaatattataacaacaatatgtGATGAACAATGTAATATGTCTGATAAACTATTACCAAAACATTGTGCCCAGCTAATATCACAAgttgtaaatagaaaaaaaaaagataaaaataaaaaaaatatatatgaaatatataaaccaGGTGTTGAAAGTTATCGTAAAACACGTGAAGAATTAACAACAATGGATAAACTACATATGGCATTGACTGAATTATGTTATGCTATTAATTATAATCCAACAATAAATGTTTGGGAATATACATTTGCACCAcgtgaatatttaaatcaacatttaGAAACAAGATTTGCACGTGCACTTGTTGGAATGGTGATGTTTAATGCTGAAGCTAGTGAAATAGCTAAACCATCAGAATTATTTGTAAGTGTACGTGCATATATGAATGTGTTGCAAACAGTTGaaaattatgttaatattgatataacaCGTGTATTTAATAATGCATTATTACAACAAACACAATCACTTGATTCACATGGTGATAAAACAATTGCTGCATTATATACACAATGGTATTCTGAGGTATTATTGAGACGTGTTAGTGCTGGTAATATATGTTATTCACAAAATCAACGTGCATTTGTTAGTTTATCTGTTGAAGGTTCAATACCATTTAATGCTGAAGAATTTTCAGATATAAATGAGTTACGTTCACTTGCTGAATTAATTGGACCATATGGTATGAAAATGTTAAATGAAACATTAATGTGGCATATATCAAGTCAAGtacaagaat harbors:
- the LOC122850203 gene encoding E3 ubiquitin-protein ligase RNF181 isoform X2; the protein is MSNYHDEMGWEPLADGAAPDHVSQFAQYLRDIGQWDLLGVHEQTPPPASKTAIDNLKEIKITENETSKDCPVCLKKFKVDDIAKCLPCKHTFHDSCILAWLDKMRAKVTRVSEFCGITLKGGKEIMRNEEN
- the LOC122850203 gene encoding E3 ubiquitin-protein ligase RNF181 isoform X1 → MSNYHDEMGWEPLADGAAPDHVSQFAQYLRDIGQWDLLGVHEQTPPPASKTAIDNLKEIKITENETSKDCPVCLKKFKVDDIAKCLPCKHTFHDSCILAWLDKTNSCPLCRYELQTDDENYELYKKEKKRAIEREKDIENLHNSMFG
- the LOC122850083 gene encoding membrane-associated protein Hem, encoding MARPIMPSQQKLAEKLLILNDRGIGMLTRIYNIKKACGDAKSKPAFLSDKTLESSIKQIVRKFPNIDIKSLQTITNLRNEIIKSLSLYYYTFVDLLDFKDNVCELLTTMDACGVNMDITINFDLTKLYLDLVVTYVSLMILLSKVEDRKAVLGLFNAAHEMVHSQSDHSFPRLGQLIMDYDIPLKKLAEEFVPHSKLLRNALASLWSVYPGRNITADTWRADQKLSLVGSPGQLLKASATDTMSCETLSLDKIERWIIFGFTLCHTFLSQEQPNKLWTTALESGWVLSLFRDEVIYIHQYIQSFFETIKGYGKRVSEVKDCYNHAIQKSSYRHRERRKFLRTALKELGLILTDQPGLLGPKALLVLMGLSHSRDEILWLLRHGDNPPTQGKSKGRGSEDLVDRQLPELLFHCEELRALVRKYSQVLQRYYVQFLSGYDAPCLHQMIQNLPLCPEDEASILSDLCSIISSVTVKQVEDNELFDFRSLRLDWIRLQAYMSITKCSMNLMDNRELACLMDTIIFHTKMVDNLDDMLVETSDLSIFCFYSKIFEDQFHMCLEFPAQNRYIISFPLICSHFQSCTHELCPEERHHIRERSLSVVNMFLDEMAKEAKNIITTICDEQCNMSDKLLPKHCAQLISQVVNRKKKDKNKKNIYEIYKPGVESYRKTREELTTMDKLHMALTELCYAINYNPTINVWEYTFAPREYLNQHLETRFARALVGMVMFNAEASEIAKPSELFVSVRAYMNVLQTVENYVNIDITRVFNNALLQQTQSLDSHGDKTIAALYTQWYSEVLLRRVSAGNICYSQNQRAFVSLSVEGSIPFNAEEFSDINELRSLAELIGPYGMKMLNETLMWHISSQVQELKKLVTGNKDILISLRTNFDKPDVMREQFKKLQQVDNVLQRVTIIGVILSFRQLSQSALVDVLEERIPFLLSSILDFRHHLPSGDPMRVVSEMTSAAGLTCKVDPTLTVALRNQKTDIDDDEHLIVCLLMVFVAVSIPKLSRNDNSFYRASLEGHSNNIHCMATAINNIFGALFTICGQNDIEDRMKEFLALASSSLLRLGQETDKEATKNRESVYLLLDQIVQESPFLTMDLLESCFPYALIRNAYHDVYKLEHSQT